In Hirundo rustica isolate bHirRus1 chromosome 4, bHirRus1.pri.v3, whole genome shotgun sequence, a genomic segment contains:
- the PPP1R3A gene encoding protein phosphatase 1 regulatory subunit 3A, protein MESFEGPSRVNRANLLQVPTGNDSTSEEEDVNIDIKLRFSPRPRRRNSSASDEEEADTPTNISRKVSFADAFGFDLVSVKEFNIWEFPNTGQENYIEDEVFPQDEYFFSQQFTLPASQEELLQKVREQKVVLESVLLLPGVTCMNGIIRVLNVSFEKQVYVRMTLNNWLSYYDILAEFMPNSCGSETDQFCFKISLAPPFQEDGIKVEFCIRYETSVGTFWANNDDKNYTLICHKKETVPKVDNKLQKEVTDRCLKGCLKTTQSRKEEILATSDHGTWNNSRTSDTNIPEIVYSQAEDKDTKLVNENTKEKNAENNQGDHKDDEKELELLLNPHFTGARGTSSRDERNLYTTEPINFLSETERLVKKLTCIERSSDMHPVSISFSSKNSSHAIEELEDKAKYSVRDYNNQLPGKEVTAGSVNTYERSLEHTGTSESLLLAKHFPLTKENEAINIMATGSSRQGERHTDISKGEIDSASGSKMVERLFINEDAAGTSKEACETRPETILPEHDESVQLSECIARTLDGNANPALEHQAPQMSHQTLDSLLSDADKNEGEIKMIDSKVQVHLRGDLYASSFAHAGVSADSTQKKGIGETSEKNTDLGKQKKVIEVADLASIGEEESFKSHRKHNAKALNPAPLLAENNKQAPRVTTVDERRPEDTQERRGFRRLKEGEKPDNTNKGRPVGRESEANFVEQRWQEMGSEVRWRVRGSMEPQTVTSTKELFTCQEAESCENSSVSEQGITEKTEAGTAYTIKTTSESAPEKMPGSEKAVIAKLPRETALSDRPTEEKETAFDTREGRNDGSHNALCQLNTVGVLYDTEFEKQSVLGIYNACVHETVQGETKSGCNSREKCAKAQPDNVVPVGEAVKASAIGKKDLQEGLCSEVPKSPLSTQKHLYREKAEELYREESRGDTLSCLCSKAETKMPPSGTNTVPSYNYKSSSVAFSEGSTVEGGMDHLYRYFESKVIDKVAAESGYTLNLTNEITCINKSFSPEAEKGEIPSASDTVISGERRGRNTGQAELQQEKSWRPEVLINKSTKENVGTHSQADHLITERKTLKWLDDSQKESQHAPDSADISNQKSEALKLPSESPGLKHIAFKIFYFFLFLLFAATLYHYDLMVCLALYLFSLYWLYHEGRQNKESIKKE, encoded by the exons ATGGAGTCTTTTGAAGGACCTAGTCGGGTTAACAGGGCTAACTTATTGCAAGTCCCCACGGGAAATGATTCCACTTCAGAAGAAGAAGATGTTAATATTGACATTAAACTTCGTTTCTCCCCACGTCCCCGAAGACGGAATTCTTCAGCTTCAGATGAAGAGGAGGCAGATACTCCCACCAACATCTCAAGGAAAGTTTCGTTTGCTGATGCATTTGGGTTTGATCTTGTGTCTGTTAAAGAGTTCAATATCTGGGAATTTCCAAATACAGGACAAGAAAATTATATAGAAGACGAAGTTTTCCCTCAggatgaatattttttctcccagcAGTTTACCTTACCTGCTTCTCAAGAAGAACTTTTACAAAAAGTGCGAGAGCAGAAAGTAGTGTTGGAgtcagtcctgctcctgcctggggttACCTGTATGAATGGCATTATACGGGTTCTCAATGTATCCTTTGAAAAACAGGTGTATGTTCGAATGACATTGAACAACTGGCTCAGTTATTATGACATCCTCGCAGAGTTCATGCCTAATTCTTGTGGTAGTGAAACGGATCAGTTTTGTTTCAAGATTTCTTTGGCGCCTCCTTTCCAGGAAGATGGAATTAAGGTGGAATTCTGTATACGCTATGAGACATCAGTTGGTACCTTCTGGGCAAACAATGATGACAAAAATTACACACTGATTTGTCACAAGAAAGAAACTGTGCCCAAGGTGGATAATAAACTCCAGAAAGAGGTTACAGATAGGTGTCTTAAAGGCTGCTTAAAGACAACACAAAGCAG aaaagaagaaatattggCAACGTCTGATCATGGCACATGGAATAACTCAAGGACTTCAG ACACAAACATCCCAGAGATTGTTTATTCACAAGCAGAAGACAAAGACACCAAACTAgttaatgaaaatacaaaagagaaaaatgcagaaaacaacCAGGGTGATcacaaagatgatgaaaaagAATTAGAGTTGCTG TTAAATCCGCACTTCACAGGAGCTAGAGGTACCTCTTCCAGAGATGAAAGGAATTTATACACAACAGAACCAATTAATTTTCTAAGTGAAACTGAAAGATTGGTGAAAAAGCTAACCTGTATAGAAAGAAGCAGTGACATGCACCCTGTGTCTATCAGTTTCTCATCCAAAAACTCTTCACATGCGATTGAAGAATTAGAAGATAAAGCTAAGTATTCTGTAAGAGATTATAATAATCAGCTACCAGGGAAGGAAGTCACTGCTGGCTCAGTAAACACCTATGAGAGGTCTTTGGAACATACTGGTACCAGTGAAAGCCTTTTATTGGcaaaacattttcctctgaCAAAGGAGAATGAGGCTATCAATATTATGGCTACTGGCTCAAGCCGACAAGGAGAGAGGCACACAGATATTTCAAAAGGCGAAATAGATAGTGCCTCAGGAAGTAAGATGGTGGAGAGGTTATTCATCAATGAGGATGCTGCTGGTACCTCAAAAGAGGCCTGTGAAACGAGGCCAGAAACCATTTTGCCTGAGCATGATGAATCCGTGCAATTAAGTGAATGCATAGCAAGGACACTGGATGGCAATGCTAATCCAGCTCTGGAGCATCAGGCACCACAAATGTCTCACCAAACTTTGGATTCATTGTTGTCAGATGCTGACAAAAATGAAGGCGAAATCAAGATGATTGATAGCAAAGTTCAGGTCCATTTAAGAGGAGATTTATATGCCAGCAGTTTTGCACATGCTGGTGTCTCAGCAGATTCcacacaaaagaaaggaattggTGAAACTTCAGAAAAGAACACTGATTTAGGGAAGCAGAAGAAAGTCATTGAAGTAGCAGACTTGGCATCAATTGGTGAGGAGGAATCTTTCAAGTCACACAGGAAACACAATGCCAAAGCCCTGAACCCAGCACCTCTGCTGGCTGAGAACAACAAGCAGGCACCCAGGGTCACCACGGTGGATGAAAGACGACCTGAGGACACTCAGGAACGCAGAGGATTCAGAAGGTtaaaagagggagagaagccAGACAACACAAATAAAGGGAGACCAGTCGGAAGGGAAAGCGAAGCAAACTTCGTAGAGCAGAGGTGGCAAGAAATGGGAAGTGAGGTTCGGTGGAGGGTGAGGGGGAGCATGGAACCTCAGACCGTGACTTCCACAAAGGAGTTGTTTACCTgccaggaggcagagagctgTGAAAATTCTTCTGTCTCTGAGCAGGGTattacagagaaaacagaggcaGGTACAGCTTATACAATTAAAACAACATCAGAAAGTGCTCCAGAAAAAATGCCTGGCAGTGAAAAAGCAGTAATTGCTAAGCTACCTCGAGAGACTGCACTAAGTGACAGGCccacagaggaaaaggaaacagcatTTGATACACGTGAAGGGAGAAATGATGGTTCACATAATGCTCTTTGTCAACTCAACACAGTGGGTGTATTATATgacactgaatttgaaaagcAATCAGTTTTAGGTATTTATAATGCATGCGTACATGAAACAGTGCAAGGAGAAACGAAGTCTGGAtgcaacagcagggaaaaatgtGCCAAAGCACAACCAGACAACGTTGTTCCTGTAGGAGAAGCAGTAAAGGCTTCTGCTATCGGAAAGAAAGATTTGCAGGAGGGTTTATGTTCAGAAGTACCTAAAAGTCCCCTGAGCACTCAGAAGCATCTATACCGTGAGAAAGCAGAAGAGCTTTACAGGGAAGAAAGCCGTGGTGACACACTTTCCTGTTTATGTTCTAAAGCTGAAACAAAAATGCCACCTTCTGGTACGAATACTGTGCCTAGTTACAATTATAAAAGCTCTTCAGTGGCATTTTCAGAAGGGTCCACTGTGGAAGGAGGCATGGATCACCTGTATCGATATTTTGAATCCAAAGTCATTGACAAGGTTGCTGCTGAGTCAGGGTACACTTTAAATCTAACAAATGAAATTACATGTATTAACAAAAGCTTCTCTCCTGAAGCTGAAAAAGGAGAGATACCTTCTGCTTCAGACACAGTAATTTctggagaaagaagaggaaggaataCAGGTCAAGCAGAGCTCCAGCAAGAGAAGTCATGGAGGCCAGAGGTTTTAATTAATAAATCTACCAAAGAAAATGTAGGAACACACTCTCAAGCTGACCATTTAataactgaaaggaaaacactaAAGTGGCTTGATGACTCACAGAAAGAAAGCCAACACGCTCCTGATTCTGCAGATATTTCTAACCAGAAGAGTGAAGCACTTAAGTTACCTAGTGAGTCTCCAGGTTTAAAACAtattgctttcaaaatattttatttcttcttgtttcttctATTTGCTGCAACACTCTACCACTATGATTTGATGGTCTGCCTTGCACTCTACCTGTTCTCCTTGTATTGGTTATACCACGAAGGAAGACAAAACAAGGAGTCTATCAAGAAGGAATAA